The following coding sequences lie in one Pungitius pungitius chromosome 18, fPunPun2.1, whole genome shotgun sequence genomic window:
- the trim32 gene encoding E3 ubiquitin-protein ligase TRIM32 has protein sequence MEAAYSPLDPDLMREVLECPICLETYNQDQMRPKLLQCGHTVCRQCLEKLLASTINGVRCPFCSRVSRMSSISQLADNLTVLKILDCTTSCSAAAAALMCKSCCNRLPRQYCRDCATVLCELCKGEGHLHQGHTVQPIRKAAEQRRKELGGRLASLRDVMGEIQKKKTAVENISKTLRIKYQAVQQDYTSAEHRLQEELSRSRRTFKTSMAEVEKLNGQVLEEQTYLLNIAEVKVVSRCDYLTMLVRQSDIALLKDDDDEGSDIEELDLRGSLPAMFQLQEPGLLRTEHLKPIEVGQVTTNTYTVNTEDEETGLEIALEGDVGGLAGAMGVHSGGRGAPLDLYQDISMVAAGEEAACGSPGSFKSKSLDAGGGSPGGAGASAGPPVCQFVKKMGSKGTLPGMFNLPVGVCVTQQGEVLVADRGNHRIQIFNRKGFQREIRRNASSIDNFVLSFLGADLPNLIPLSIAVTPQGLIGVTDNFDNSVKVYTMDGQCVACHKNQLIKPWGIAAMPSGQFVVSDVEGGKLWCLTVDRNVGVVSYNRLCSAVRPKFVTCDASGTVYFTQGLALNFEKRHNEPHLEGGFSIGSVDIDGRLGKQLSHFFSEKEDFRCITGMCVDLNGDLLVTDSGRKEILQFPKEGGFKILIQEGLMCPVGVATTQKGQLLVLDCWDHCVKVYTYIHRRHSSTS, from the coding sequence ATGGAGGCAGCTTATTCCCCGCTGGACCCAGATCTAATGAGGGAGGTTCTTGAATGCCCTATATGCCTCGAGACCTACAACCAGGATCAGATGAGACCCAAACTCCTGCAGTGCGGTCACACAGTGTGCCGGCAGTGTCTGGAGAAGTTGTTGGCTAGCACTATAAATGGTGTGCGCTGCCCCTTCTGCAGCAGGGTGTCCCGCATGAGCAGTATCTCCCAGCTGGCCGACAACCTCACTGTGCTCAAGATACTGGATTGCACCACGTCCTGcagtgccgccgccgccgccctaaTGTGCAAGTCCTGCTGCAACCGCCTGCCGCGGCAGTACTGCCGCGACTGTGCCACGGTCCTGTGCGAGCTCTGCAAAGGGGAGGGCCACCTGCACCAGGGCCACACAGTCCAGCCCATTCGGAAGGCTGCCGAACAGCGTCGCAAGGAACTGGGTGGCAGGCTGGCTTCTCTGCGCGACGTCATGGGGGAaattcagaagaagaagacggctGTCGAAAACATCTCCAAGACCTTGAGGATCAAGTACCAGGCAGTGCAGCAGGACTACACGTCGGCCGAGCATCGCCTGCAAGAGGAGCTCAGCAGGTCCCGGAGGACGTTCAAAACGTCCATGGCCGAAGTGGAAAAGCTAAACGGGCAGGTCCTGGAAGAGCAGACGTATCTCCTCAACATCGCGGAGGTCAAGGTCGTGTCACGTTGCGACTATCTGACAATGCTGGTGAGGCAGAGCGACATCGCGCTGCTCAAGGATGACGACGACGAAGGCAGCGATATTGAAGAGCTGGATTTGAGGGGTAGCTTGCCCGCAATGTTTCAGCTACAGGAACCAGGGCTGCTCAGAACAGAGCACTTGAAACCAATAGAAGTGGGCCAAGTGACCACGAATACTTACACTGTCAATACGGAGGATGAGGAGACTGGGTTGGAGATCGCGCTCGAGGGGGATGTAGGGGGTTTAGCTGGGGCCATGGGGGTTCACAGTGGTGGACGGGGGGCTCCATTGGATCTTTACCAAGACATTAGCATGGTTGCAGCGGGCGAGGAGGCGGCCTGTGGTTCACCGGGAAGCTTTAAGTCAAAGTCTTTGGATGCAGGCGGGGGATCGCCTGGGGGAGCCGGGGCGAGCGCCGGGCCTCCGGTCTGCCAGTTCGTGAAGAAGATGGGCAGCAAGGGAACGCTCCCTGGCATGTTCAATCTACCGGTCGGCGTCTGTGTGACGCAACAAGGTGAGGTCCTGGTGGCTGACCGTGGCAACCACCGCATCCAGATCTTTAATCGCAAAGGCTTCCAGCGCGAAATCCGCCGCAATGCGAGCAGCATTGACAACTTTGTCCTGAGCTTCCTTGGCGCTGATCTGCCTAACCTCATCCCCTTATCCATCGCTGTCACTCCTCAAGGTCTGATCGGGGTCACCGACAACTTTGATAACTCTGTTAAAGTCTACACTATGGACGGACAGTGTGTGGCTTGCCATAAGAACCAGCTCATTAAACCCTGGGGCATCGCTGCCATGCCATCAGGTCAGTTTGTGGTGTCCGACGTGGAGGGCGGCAAGCTGTGGTGTCTGACGGTGGACCGCAATGTGGGCGTGGTCAGCTACAACCGGCTGTGCTCCGCCGTGAGGCCAAAGTTTGTGACGTGCGATGCGTCTGGAACAGTCTACTTCACCCAGGGCCTAGCCCTGAACTTTGAGAAACGCCACAACGAGCCCCACCTGGAAGGTGGCTTCTCCATCGGCTCGGTCGATATAGACGGCAGGCTGGGCAAGCAGCTCAGCCATTTCTTCTCGGAGAAGGAGGACTTCCGCTGTATCACCGGCATGTGTGTTGACCTCAATGGGGATTTGCTGGTAACGGACAGTGGCAGGAAAGAAATCCTCCAGTTTCCCAAAGAGGGTGGGTTCAAAATCCTCATCCAGGAAGGACTGATGTGCCCGGTAGGAGTGGCCACCACCCAGAAAGGACAGCTCCTAGTGCTGGATTGTTGGGACCATTGTGTCAAAGTCTACACATACATTCATAGGAGGCATTCCTCCACTTCCTAG